From a region of the Dickeya poaceiphila genome:
- a CDS encoding HlyD family efflux transporter periplasmic adaptor subunit: MLLAKFARSINTYFFGHRHQESQGLPDVGQALVEDTPMFIRLSIWTMLAFVVFLMGWSAVANVDEVVSATGKTLSQSPQYSVLAPEAGKLGKLHIREGQIVNIGDPLMQLEHSERPHSPDTNENTADRLSLVTAPVRGIIKSILVDATTGQISPGRALVEIAPLDDKLLIEARIKPQDRAFLRPGQDAMITFAVYDYTTFGSLKGYIDQISQDVMTDQAGNSFYLIRLRTEKNDLGTHDNPQLILPGMIANVDVITGRKTLLSYLLKPIRQAWTEALRER; the protein is encoded by the coding sequence ATGCTTCTCGCTAAATTCGCTCGCTCTATCAATACATATTTCTTCGGTCATCGCCATCAGGAGTCGCAAGGGCTGCCGGATGTCGGGCAGGCGCTGGTGGAAGATACACCCATGTTCATCCGGTTATCGATCTGGACTATGTTGGCCTTCGTGGTTTTTCTGATGGGCTGGTCCGCGGTTGCCAACGTGGATGAAGTCGTATCGGCGACAGGGAAAACGCTCAGTCAATCGCCTCAGTACAGTGTACTGGCACCGGAAGCAGGTAAACTGGGCAAGCTACATATCCGCGAGGGGCAGATAGTCAACATAGGTGATCCCCTGATGCAGTTAGAGCATAGTGAGCGGCCTCACTCGCCTGATACCAATGAAAATACGGCGGACAGGCTATCGCTGGTCACCGCGCCAGTACGGGGTATTATCAAATCTATTCTTGTCGATGCCACTACCGGGCAAATTTCTCCTGGCCGTGCGCTGGTGGAAATCGCCCCATTGGATGACAAGTTGCTGATTGAAGCGCGTATAAAGCCACAAGATAGAGCATTTTTGCGCCCTGGACAGGATGCGATGATCACTTTCGCCGTTTACGATTACACCACATTTGGCAGCTTGAAAGGTTATATCGATCAGATCAGTCAGGATGTAATGACCGATCAGGCAGGTAACAGCTTCTACCTTATACGGCTACGCACAGAGAAAAACGACCTGGGGACTCACGACAACCCACAGTTGATTCTTCCCGGCATGATTGCCAATGTTGATGTGATTACCGGCAGGAAAACATTGCTTAGCTATTTGCTAAAACCAATACGGCAAGCCTGGACAGAAGCGCTGCGGGAACGATAA
- the mltF gene encoding membrane-bound lytic murein transglycosylase MltF, whose product MKRLTINYVFIGVIALLLTLALWPNIPWRSDQDVQLRQILSRGELRISTVTSPLTYFLSNGSPTGLDYELAKRFADYLGVRLVVSVRQNVDDLFSDLDNNTADLLAAGLIYNRERLSRFQAGPSYYSVSQQLVYRMGTARPNSLDKLQGKLTVLSGSAHTAMLRDLKASKYPQLSWEVATNVSELDLLKQVAEGKLDYTIADSINIGLMQRIHPQLAVSFDLSDEEPVTWYLRQTHDDSLSAALLDFFSQIMEDGTLARLEEKYLGHVGEFDYVDTTTFLSAIDSTLPGLRPLFEKYAREIDWKLLAAISYQESHWNPLATSPTGVRGLMMLTRNTADSLDVANRLNPEESIRGGARYLSQMMQQVPATIPADERIWFALAAYNMGYAHMMDARKLTETQKGNPDSWADVKIRLPMLAQKRYYTQTANGYARGQEAYDYVENIRRYMVSLVGYLAEKENRASQQQLAASAYPAVPPEQLTANSAHPR is encoded by the coding sequence TTGAAGCGTTTAACGATAAATTATGTATTCATCGGGGTAATCGCTTTGCTGTTAACGCTGGCATTGTGGCCAAATATTCCATGGCGCAGCGACCAGGACGTTCAGCTAAGGCAAATCCTTTCACGTGGCGAGCTACGTATCAGCACCGTGACCTCTCCGCTGACTTATTTCCTCAGTAACGGTTCCCCCACCGGACTGGATTACGAACTGGCCAAGCGATTCGCCGATTACCTCGGCGTGCGGCTGGTGGTATCGGTGCGCCAAAATGTCGATGATTTGTTCAGCGATCTGGATAACAACACGGCTGATCTGCTGGCTGCCGGTTTGATTTATAACCGGGAGCGTCTGAGCCGTTTCCAGGCAGGGCCGTCCTATTATTCAGTGTCACAGCAACTGGTCTACCGCATGGGTACGGCTCGCCCCAACTCGCTGGACAAGTTGCAGGGTAAACTGACCGTACTGTCCGGTTCGGCGCACACCGCCATGCTGCGTGACCTTAAAGCGAGCAAATACCCGCAACTGAGCTGGGAAGTCGCTACCAATGTGTCCGAACTGGATCTGCTAAAGCAGGTGGCGGAAGGAAAACTGGATTACACCATCGCTGACTCCATCAACATCGGTCTGATGCAACGTATTCACCCGCAGTTAGCCGTATCATTTGACCTGAGCGATGAAGAACCGGTTACCTGGTATCTGCGACAAACCCATGACGACAGCCTCTCCGCCGCATTACTGGATTTTTTCAGCCAGATAATGGAAGACGGCACCCTTGCCCGTCTGGAAGAAAAATACCTCGGTCACGTCGGTGAGTTCGATTATGTGGATACCACCACGTTCCTTAGCGCTATCGACAGTACGTTACCGGGCCTGCGCCCACTGTTCGAAAAATATGCCAGAGAGATCGACTGGAAACTGCTGGCCGCTATTTCGTACCAGGAATCGCACTGGAACCCGCTGGCAACCTCGCCAACCGGGGTACGCGGCCTGATGATGCTGACCCGCAATACTGCTGACAGCCTGGATGTGGCAAATAGACTTAATCCAGAGGAAAGCATCCGCGGCGGTGCCAGATACCTGAGTCAGATGATGCAACAGGTACCCGCCACCATTCCGGCAGACGAACGTATCTGGTTTGCGCTAGCCGCCTATAACATGGGATACGCCCATATGATGGATGCCCGTAAACTCACAGAAACACAGAAAGGCAATCCGGACAGTTGGGCCGATGTCAAAATACGTTTGCCGATGCTGGCCCAAAAGCGCTATTACACCCAGACCGCCAACGGTTACGCCCGCGGTCAGGAGGCTTATGATTACGTGGAAAATATCCGGCGCTATATGGTCAGCCTGGTCGGATATCTTGCAGAGAAAGAAAACCGGGCATCACAGCAACAACTGGCCGCCAGTGCCTACCCCGCCGTACCACCAGAACAGTTGACAGCCAATTCCGCCCACCCCCGCTAA
- a CDS encoding type I secretion system permease/ATPase, producing MNTHYKQPSGSEEPHHSAQHQDPRIRHDDPLLDSLQVLCQLQGKPASRTTLTAGLPLEDLRLPASLLPRAAARAGLRARILKRSLNAIPSMSLPAMLLLREGRAAILLGWTTDGNARLMTGETEGGEITVDHNTLQQNYLGLIMFAQPAPRFDASPATLLPRSKAWFRDTLKLSRNLYLDAAIVSLLINIIALFIPLFVMQVYDRVLPNQTTNTLWVLASGLGIALLFELIMKILRSVCLDIAGKKTDLLLSATLFERLVGMMRSVFPARIGTVAHRVRELQSLYDTLSSLSLGTLLDFPFTLLMLILLGILGGPLLWVPLLTLLLVLVINVLLQKPILTAHTHSRRLTEQRQALLTETLSGLDTIKIHNAEGERQRQWEQISSDISRLSSRAKTLSALAVHLTQTCQHLASVVMMVVGVYLLLSAQLTPGSLFACYLLNSRVLMTLGTLSELFIRYLQTRLTLEETHELMALPQERGDHPSPLKRESIQGSIEFCDVTFSYPEQKNRALIDINLSIRAGEKVGIIGRTGSGKSSLEKLIVNLYQPTTGNLLIDGVDARQFDIADLRHHIGYVPQDIQLFSGTLRDNLIFGARYVEDDAMLRVADIAGVNDFARLHPDGYNLQVGERGMHLSGGQKQAVAIARALLLDPPILLLDEPTSAMDNSSEDRFKQALQAILANRTLLLVTHRVSMLTLVDRLVIVDKGRIIADGPKAIVLDALKKGQINASR from the coding sequence ATGAATACACACTATAAGCAGCCATCTGGCAGCGAAGAACCGCACCATTCTGCGCAACATCAGGATCCTCGTATCCGCCATGATGACCCGTTGCTCGACAGCTTGCAGGTCCTGTGCCAATTACAAGGAAAACCAGCCAGCCGTACCACGCTGACCGCAGGCTTACCGCTTGAAGACCTACGTTTGCCTGCCAGCCTGCTGCCGCGTGCTGCTGCACGCGCAGGTTTACGTGCCCGGATACTTAAACGTTCGTTAAACGCCATTCCGTCCATGTCGCTACCTGCAATGTTGTTACTACGCGAAGGCCGTGCCGCTATCCTGCTGGGTTGGACAACAGACGGTAACGCGCGTCTGATGACCGGCGAAACCGAAGGCGGCGAAATCACGGTTGATCACAATACGCTGCAGCAAAACTATCTGGGGTTAATCATGTTTGCCCAGCCAGCCCCCCGTTTCGACGCATCGCCAGCGACATTACTGCCACGAAGTAAAGCCTGGTTCCGCGACACGTTGAAACTATCACGCAATCTGTATCTGGATGCAGCCATCGTCAGCCTGTTGATCAACATCATCGCGCTATTTATCCCGCTGTTCGTTATGCAGGTCTATGATCGGGTGCTCCCCAATCAAACGACAAATACGTTGTGGGTATTAGCTTCCGGCCTCGGCATCGCACTGCTGTTTGAGCTTATCATGAAGATATTACGCAGTGTTTGCCTGGATATTGCTGGGAAAAAGACCGATCTTCTGCTTTCCGCCACCTTATTCGAGCGTCTGGTGGGCATGATGCGCTCGGTCTTTCCGGCACGCATCGGCACCGTCGCTCATCGGGTGCGGGAACTTCAGTCATTGTACGACACGTTATCGTCGTTATCGCTGGGAACATTGCTCGATTTCCCATTTACGCTGCTGATGCTGATCTTACTCGGCATACTGGGAGGTCCGCTGCTCTGGGTGCCCTTGCTGACGTTGCTACTGGTTTTAGTGATCAATGTACTCCTGCAAAAGCCTATATTGACGGCGCACACGCATTCCCGCCGACTAACTGAACAACGACAAGCACTGCTGACGGAAACGCTGAGCGGACTAGACACCATTAAAATCCATAATGCCGAAGGTGAACGCCAGCGTCAGTGGGAACAAATCAGCAGTGACATCAGCCGACTCAGCTCAAGGGCGAAAACCTTATCGGCCCTCGCCGTCCATCTGACCCAAACATGCCAGCATCTCGCCAGCGTCGTCATGATGGTCGTAGGGGTCTATCTGTTGCTGAGCGCGCAGTTGACGCCAGGTTCGCTGTTCGCCTGTTATCTGCTTAACAGCCGGGTGTTGATGACGCTGGGAACACTGTCCGAGCTGTTTATCCGCTACCTGCAGACCCGGTTAACCCTGGAAGAAACGCATGAATTAATGGCGCTACCGCAAGAGAGAGGCGATCACCCCTCCCCTTTGAAACGAGAAAGCATTCAGGGCAGCATTGAGTTTTGCGACGTGACTTTCAGCTATCCGGAGCAGAAAAACCGCGCCCTGATTGATATTAATCTGTCAATTCGTGCTGGCGAAAAAGTCGGCATTATTGGTCGTACCGGCTCAGGTAAAAGCTCACTGGAAAAATTGATCGTCAACCTTTACCAACCAACCACCGGTAATCTATTGATCGACGGTGTTGACGCACGTCAGTTCGACATCGCCGACCTGCGCCACCACATCGGTTATGTGCCACAGGATATTCAACTGTTTAGCGGTACGCTGCGGGACAACCTGATTTTCGGTGCCCGTTATGTTGAAGACGACGCTATGCTGCGAGTGGCAGATATCGCTGGCGTCAACGATTTCGCCCGACTACATCCGGATGGTTACAACCTACAGGTTGGTGAGCGAGGGATGCATTTGTCGGGCGGTCAGAAACAAGCCGTCGCTATTGCCCGTGCGTTGCTGCTTGACCCGCCTATCCTGCTGCTTGACGAGCCGACCAGCGCCATGGACAACAGCAGTGAAGACCGCTTTAAGCAAGCCCTACAAGCCATTCTCGCCAACAGAACACTGCTGTTGGTCACACACCGGGTTTCCATGCTGACACTGGTAGATAGACTCGTTATCGTAGACAAAGGACGTATTATCGCCGATGGTCCCAAAGCCATCGTACTGGACGCATTAAAGAAGGGACAGATCAATGCTTCTCGCTAA
- the murQ gene encoding N-acetylmuramic acid 6-phosphate etherase → MIKNEKKVDFGTLLSETRNPASMNLDLLSTLDMVSLFNQEDHRVPEAIREVLPAIAQAVDAAADCLKAGGRIIYLGAGTSGRLGVLDASECPPTFGVPHGLVVGVIAGGPGALLKAVEGAEDDPSLGEADLVALTLTPQDMVVGLAASGRTPYVIGGLRYARALGCRTAAISCNPHSPIAQAAGIAISPLVGPEVLTGSTRLKSGTAQKLVLNMISTGAMVRLGKVYQNLMVDVKATNVKLVDRACRILMEATGIDRDSAQRYLVQTDYEVKPAIVMVVTGCDAPLARQRLAETSGYLRDALCEERAKS, encoded by the coding sequence ATGATAAAAAACGAAAAAAAGGTGGATTTCGGCACGTTACTATCAGAAACCCGCAATCCGGCATCCATGAATTTGGATCTGCTGTCCACGCTGGACATGGTGTCGTTGTTCAATCAGGAAGATCATCGTGTGCCGGAGGCGATCCGTGAAGTATTGCCTGCGATTGCTCAGGCGGTAGATGCCGCCGCCGATTGCCTGAAGGCTGGCGGGCGAATTATCTATCTGGGGGCTGGCACCAGTGGTCGTCTTGGCGTATTAGATGCCTCGGAATGTCCGCCCACCTTTGGGGTGCCGCATGGATTGGTGGTGGGGGTGATCGCTGGCGGCCCTGGTGCGTTGCTAAAGGCGGTAGAGGGCGCCGAGGATGACCCGTCGTTAGGCGAAGCGGATTTAGTCGCGTTGACATTAACCCCTCAGGATATGGTCGTCGGTCTTGCTGCGTCGGGGCGAACGCCCTATGTGATTGGCGGCTTGCGTTATGCTCGTGCATTAGGCTGCCGTACCGCCGCTATCTCCTGCAATCCACATTCACCGATTGCACAGGCAGCAGGGATCGCCATTTCTCCGCTGGTTGGGCCGGAAGTCTTGACGGGGTCTACCCGACTGAAATCTGGAACGGCGCAAAAATTAGTGCTGAACATGATTTCCACCGGTGCGATGGTACGACTGGGCAAGGTATACCAGAACCTGATGGTGGATGTGAAAGCCACCAACGTGAAATTGGTGGATCGTGCCTGCCGTATCCTGATGGAGGCTACCGGTATTGATCGGGATTCTGCACAGCGGTATTTGGTGCAGACTGATTATGAAGTCAAACCGGCAATAGTCATGGTGGTGACTGGCTGCGATGCGCCACTGGCCAGGCAACGTTTAGCGGAGACAAGTGGTTATCTGCGCGATGCGTTGTGCGAAGAACGGGCGAAAAGCTAA
- the tadA gene encoding tRNA adenosine(34) deaminase TadA gives MMNSPMGDEFWMRHALSLAQRAWDEGEVPVGAVLVQGETIIGEGWNRPIGRHDPTAHAEIMALQQGGQALQNYRLLDTTLYITLEPCVMCAGAMIHSRISRLVYGAADAKTGAAGSLVDILRHPGMNHCITITDGVLADECSELLSRFFRMRRQQQREARAGREISG, from the coding sequence ATGATGAACAGTCCGATGGGTGATGAGTTTTGGATGCGCCATGCATTGTCGCTGGCGCAACGCGCCTGGGACGAGGGCGAAGTGCCGGTTGGTGCAGTGCTGGTGCAAGGGGAAACGATTATTGGCGAGGGCTGGAATCGACCAATTGGCCGCCATGATCCTACCGCTCATGCAGAGATCATGGCGTTACAGCAGGGCGGGCAGGCGCTGCAAAATTATCGTCTGCTGGATACCACGCTATACATTACGCTGGAACCTTGTGTGATGTGCGCCGGCGCGATGATCCACAGTCGCATCAGCCGACTGGTGTATGGTGCGGCGGATGCCAAGACCGGTGCTGCCGGTTCGCTGGTAGATATTCTGCGTCATCCAGGCATGAACCACTGCATTACCATCACCGATGGGGTTCTGGCGGATGAATGCTCCGAACTGCTTAGCCGCTTTTTCCGTATGCGCCGTCAGCAGCAACGCGAAGCGCGTGCAGGGCGGGAAATCTCTGGTTGA
- a CDS encoding sensor domain-containing protein, giving the protein MYEIIITLLIVLLGISSARSRKFQEKANAEQKKQDFLNMVFFAAEYSPSSIMIANESSEIVYVNRQFTVMSGYEAEEVIGRKTNILSSGMTNASVYEELWSTLNKGEIWNGEFVNRKKNGQLYWEKASIVKIYNKASDAVQFVSIKMDITERKTQEHHDNSYNRALELLSSGAPLKDILDAIIFSVEEKNPGRIVCSVLLVDKENKCLTLGSAPSLPGFYKNAIHNVKIADGAASFGSAAYSGKRVIAEDISTHPHWTLYKGLALYAGLRSCWSEPIFGQNKEILGVLSVYHRKVYSPTEDEIASIEKSAQLVSVAIERYRAIDMLRRSEEHYRQLAHYDSLTSLANGLTFAEQMEQAIQLSRQTGRKIALMFLDLDKFKQINDTFGHATGDLLLKEAAARMRGAVRETDTVYRRSGDEFIILLQGIKEVENPLYVADKIHHALNEPFYIEGKKLDISCSIGIALYPEHGTDSLALAINADAAMYQAKALGRSQTQIYHDLNTH; this is encoded by the coding sequence GTGTATGAAATTATAATAACTCTATTAATAGTGCTCTTAGGGATTTCTTCTGCCAGAAGCCGTAAATTTCAGGAAAAAGCCAACGCAGAACAAAAAAAGCAGGACTTCCTGAACATGGTGTTCTTTGCCGCCGAATACAGTCCATCATCCATTATGATCGCTAATGAAAGCAGTGAGATTGTGTACGTAAACCGCCAGTTTACCGTTATGTCTGGTTATGAAGCGGAAGAGGTGATTGGCCGGAAAACGAATATATTAAGCTCTGGCATGACCAACGCCAGTGTGTATGAGGAACTATGGTCTACCTTGAATAAAGGTGAGATCTGGAACGGCGAGTTTGTTAATCGTAAGAAAAACGGGCAGTTATATTGGGAAAAAGCCAGCATCGTCAAAATATATAATAAAGCCAGTGATGCCGTTCAGTTCGTTAGTATAAAAATGGATATCACCGAGCGCAAGACGCAGGAGCATCATGACAACTCCTACAACCGTGCGCTGGAGTTACTGTCGAGCGGTGCGCCGCTGAAGGATATTCTGGATGCGATTATCTTCAGTGTTGAGGAGAAGAATCCCGGCAGAATTGTCTGTTCCGTTCTGTTGGTTGACAAGGAAAATAAATGTCTGACCCTTGGCTCTGCTCCCAGCCTGCCGGGTTTTTACAAGAATGCTATCCACAACGTGAAGATTGCTGACGGTGCGGCTTCGTTTGGCTCTGCCGCCTATTCTGGCAAACGTGTTATCGCGGAAGATATTTCCACTCACCCCCATTGGACATTGTATAAAGGCCTGGCGTTGTATGCCGGGCTGCGTTCCTGCTGGTCTGAACCCATTTTTGGGCAGAACAAGGAAATTCTTGGGGTACTCAGTGTTTATCACCGCAAGGTCTATTCCCCGACAGAGGATGAAATTGCCTCTATTGAGAAATCTGCGCAACTGGTGTCGGTGGCTATCGAACGTTACCGTGCGATTGATATGCTGCGTCGTAGTGAAGAGCACTACCGGCAATTGGCCCATTACGATTCATTGACCTCGCTGGCCAATGGTTTGACATTTGCCGAGCAGATGGAGCAGGCTATCCAGTTATCCCGTCAGACAGGCAGGAAGATCGCGTTGATGTTCCTTGATCTGGATAAATTCAAGCAAATTAATGATACCTTCGGCCATGCAACCGGGGATTTGCTGCTAAAAGAAGCAGCAGCGCGTATGCGAGGTGCAGTGCGTGAAACCGATACGGTTTATCGCCGCAGCGGTGATGAATTTATTATCCTGTTGCAAGGGATAAAAGAAGTCGAGAATCCGCTGTACGTCGCCGACAAGATCCACCATGCCCTCAACGAGCCTTTCTATATTGAGGGCAAGAAATTAGATATCTCGTGCAGCATAGGTATTGCGCTGTATCCTGAACATGGAACGGATTCGCTGGCGTTAGCTATCAATGCTGATGCGGCGATGTATCAGGCGAAGGCGCTGGGACGCAGTCAAACTCAGATCTATCATGATCTGAATACTCACTAG